In one Acidimicrobium ferrooxidans DSM 10331 genomic region, the following are encoded:
- a CDS encoding FAD-binding oxidoreductase gives MQRAFEELGSIVGPDHLAVGEMIEERYWHDESLTVAPSRPMALVRPADTDELVELVRWAERRQVPLVVRGAGTGLAGGAVCRPTEVCVSTERLSGVDDVDTVSRVAVVRAGTSLAELDHVLADHGLRYTVSPGENAASIGGTVATNAGGMRAVRFGTTRQNVLGATVVTGGGRVLTLGGSLYKRSSGYDLLQLVIGSEGTLGIVERAILRLAPRAEEAVFVAHAPTMRGALGAVQALQSIEPPPSVIEYLEPSALEAMAHFAGVTLGLPGWALADGAILVVAVERVDADDVARAVELAGAVLEGAGADGVWVLGKTEGRAVLRAREAALWTVRALGARDIVDVVVPPARLGDYFDAVAAVASTYGVRLAATGHVGDGNVHLSVFADDVASARRVVEEVVAEGVRRGGAVSGEHGIGVAKLEEFRTHASATELRIDAGIKRLFDPAGIFAPGRLGSPTHGGD, from the coding sequence GTGCAGCGTGCATTCGAGGAGCTCGGTTCGATCGTGGGACCCGATCATCTCGCCGTCGGCGAGATGATCGAGGAGCGCTACTGGCACGACGAGTCCTTGACGGTCGCGCCGAGCCGGCCGATGGCGCTCGTGCGCCCAGCGGACACGGACGAGCTCGTCGAGCTCGTCCGCTGGGCCGAGCGTCGCCAGGTCCCGCTCGTCGTGCGAGGGGCGGGGACGGGGCTGGCCGGCGGAGCGGTCTGTCGGCCAACCGAGGTCTGTGTCAGTACCGAGCGGCTCAGCGGGGTGGACGACGTCGACACGGTGTCCCGCGTCGCCGTCGTCCGTGCCGGCACGAGCCTCGCCGAACTCGATCACGTGCTCGCCGATCACGGCTTGCGCTACACCGTGTCGCCTGGCGAGAACGCCGCTTCGATCGGCGGGACGGTCGCGACGAACGCCGGCGGAATGCGAGCGGTGCGCTTCGGTACGACCAGGCAGAACGTTCTCGGTGCCACAGTGGTCACGGGTGGCGGTCGCGTCTTGACGCTCGGAGGCTCCCTCTACAAGCGCTCGTCGGGTTACGACCTCCTGCAGCTCGTCATCGGATCCGAAGGCACGCTCGGCATCGTGGAGCGAGCGATATTGCGGCTCGCGCCGCGTGCCGAGGAGGCGGTGTTCGTTGCTCATGCCCCGACCATGCGTGGTGCGCTCGGGGCGGTGCAGGCTCTGCAGTCGATCGAGCCGCCACCAAGCGTGATCGAGTACCTCGAACCGAGCGCGCTCGAGGCGATGGCTCACTTTGCGGGCGTGACCCTCGGGCTACCCGGCTGGGCGCTCGCCGACGGCGCGATCCTCGTCGTTGCGGTGGAGCGTGTCGACGCGGACGACGTTGCACGAGCGGTCGAGCTGGCGGGAGCCGTACTCGAGGGGGCTGGCGCCGATGGCGTATGGGTTCTCGGCAAGACCGAAGGCCGGGCCGTGCTGCGCGCCCGAGAAGCGGCCCTGTGGACGGTGAGGGCTCTCGGTGCCCGCGACATCGTCGACGTGGTCGTTCCGCCAGCCAGGCTCGGAGACTACTTCGATGCGGTCGCGGCCGTCGCCTCCACCTATGGGGTGCGCCTCGCCGCAACGGGCCACGTCGGCGATGGGAACGTCCACCTGTCGGTGTTCGCCGACGATGTGGCCAGCGCACGGCGTGTCGTGGAAGAAGTGGTTGCCGAGGGCGTTCGCCGTGGGGGGGCGGTGTCGGGCGAGCACGGCATCGGGGTCGCCAAGCTTGAGGAGTTCCGGACCCACGCGAGCGCGACCGAGTTGCGCATCGACGCGGGCATCAAGCGCCTGTTCGATCCGGCCGGCATCTTCGCGCCGGGTCGGCTTGGATCGCCGACACACGGCGGCGACTGA